A window of Candidatus Niyogibacteria bacterium contains these coding sequences:
- the neuB gene encoding N-acetylneuraminate synthase, producing the protein MKRVKDMIIIGKKRIGKDYPVFIIAEAGVNHNGSLQIALKLVDAAAKAGADAIKFQTFKAEQVATPESKMASYQKKNIGKQESQLEMLKKLELKEDFYAPIIKRCHEKNIIFLSTPHGGFESVDFLKSLNVPAFKFGSGDINNFPVLEYAAKFNKPMIIGAGMASMKEAACAIAAIQKAGNKKIIVLHSTSNYPTFPFEVNLRAMQTMMKELGVLVGYSDHTLGIQIPIMAATLGASIIEKHFTLDRKMSGPDHKASLEPKELRAMVKAIRDVEIIMGSHVKQPVASEKKHKLLARKSIVAAGNIKKGVKIKENMLAIKRPGKGTEPRFWNKIIGKKTKKNLKKDQFIVWRDLI; encoded by the coding sequence ATGAAGCGCGTTAAAGACATGATTATTATAGGAAAGAAACGAATCGGCAAAGATTATCCTGTTTTTATAATTGCCGAAGCGGGGGTTAACCACAATGGTTCTTTGCAAATCGCTTTAAAACTTGTTGACGCGGCGGCAAAGGCCGGAGCGGACGCGATTAAATTTCAGACTTTCAAAGCTGAACAGGTGGCCACGCCGGAAAGTAAAATGGCGAGTTATCAAAAAAAAAACATCGGCAAACAGGAAAGCCAGTTGGAGATGTTAAAAAAACTGGAATTAAAAGAAGATTTTTACGCACCGATCATTAAAAGATGCCATGAAAAAAATATAATTTTTTTATCAACTCCGCATGGAGGATTTGAAAGCGTGGATTTTTTGAAGTCGCTTAATGTTCCGGCTTTTAAATTTGGTTCAGGAGACATCAATAATTTTCCCGTGTTGGAATACGCGGCTAAATTTAACAAGCCGATGATTATTGGCGCGGGTATGGCTTCAATGAAAGAGGCGGCATGCGCGATTGCGGCAATTCAAAAAGCGGGGAATAAAAAAATTATTGTATTGCATTCCACTTCAAATTATCCCACTTTTCCTTTTGAGGTAAATCTTCGCGCTATGCAAACCATGATGAAAGAGCTTGGTGTTTTGGTCGGATATTCCGATCACACATTGGGTATTCAGATTCCGATTATGGCAGCAACTCTCGGCGCTTCAATAATAGAAAAACATTTTACTTTGGACAGAAAAATGTCCGGGCCGGACCATAAGGCGTCTTTGGAGCCGAAAGAACTTCGCGCGATGGTAAAAGCGATACGAGATGTTGAGATTATTATGGGCAGTCACGTAAAACAGCCCGTGGCTTCTGAAAAAAAACATAAGCTGCTGGCCAGAAAAAGCATAGTGGCTGCCGGAAATATTAAAAAAGGCGTTAAAATTAAGGAAAATATGCTGGCAATAAAAAGGCCGGGTAAGGGCACAGAGCCGAGGTTTTGGAATAAGATTATAGGCAAAAAAACAAAAAAGAATTTAAAAAAAGACCAATTTATCGTTTGGCGCGATTTAATATGA
- the neuC gene encoding UDP-N-acetylglucosamine 2-epimerase (hydrolyzing): MRKKRKICYITGTRADYGLMENALMKLNKQFDLSLVVTGAHLLKEFGYTIREIEKSGLKIAGKVRSIASGDTNLDMAVSFGACIRGTAKILAKVMPDIILVLGDKIEPLAGAMAGVALNIPVAHIHGGDQGDGKAHIDDMVRHAITKFAHIHFPATKISAERIIKMGEEKWRVHIIGSPALDDIFSQNFYSKKYIEEKYDIDLKKPLILVIQHPTPSQADEAGQQMRETLQALRDINENTILIYPNADAGWKNIIKAIKEYEKYDFLRAYKSLPRKDYLSIMKYARVMAGNSSSGTIDTPLFKLPVVNIGTRESIREHAANKIFVPHKKDLIKRAIKKALFDKNFRMAVKKCKNPYGDGRAGSRMANIFKKIKINDKLLNKRLTY, translated from the coding sequence ATGAGAAAGAAAAGAAAAATTTGCTATATTACGGGAACTCGGGCGGATTACGGATTAATGGAAAACGCTCTTATGAAATTAAACAAGCAGTTTGATTTGTCTTTGGTGGTAACAGGCGCGCATTTGTTGAAAGAATTCGGTTATACGATTCGGGAGATAGAAAAATCAGGGCTTAAAATAGCGGGCAAGGTGCGAAGCATCGCGTCCGGAGATACTAATTTGGATATGGCTGTTTCTTTTGGCGCGTGCATTCGCGGAACAGCTAAAATATTGGCAAAAGTGATGCCTGATATTATTTTGGTTTTAGGAGATAAAATAGAACCTTTGGCGGGAGCGATGGCGGGAGTGGCGTTAAATATTCCGGTGGCTCATATTCACGGCGGAGATCAGGGAGATGGCAAGGCGCATATTGATGATATGGTCAGGCACGCTATTACTAAATTTGCTCATATTCATTTTCCCGCGACCAAAATAAGCGCTGAAAGGATTATAAAAATGGGAGAGGAAAAGTGGCGGGTTCACATCATCGGTTCACCGGCTTTGGATGATATTTTTTCGCAGAATTTTTATTCAAAAAAATATATTGAAGAAAAATACGATATTGATTTAAAAAAACCGCTGATTCTTGTTATCCAGCATCCGACGCCGTCTCAGGCAGATGAAGCGGGACAGCAGATGAGAGAAACTCTTCAGGCGCTGAGGGATATCAATGAAAATACGATTCTGATATACCCGAATGCCGATGCTGGCTGGAAAAATATAATTAAAGCCATAAAAGAATATGAAAAATATGATTTTTTGCGCGCATATAAAAGTCTTCCGCGCAAAGATTATCTTAGCATTATGAAGTATGCGCGTGTTATGGCAGGCAATTCTTCCAGCGGGACTATAGATACTCCATTATTTAAATTGCCGGTTGTGAATATCGGAACAAGAGAATCCATTAGAGAGCATGCCGCTAATAAGATATTCGTTCCGCATAAAAAAGATTTGATAAAGCGGGCCATAAAAAAAGCTTTGTTTGATAAAAATTTCAGAATGGCCGTGAAAAAATGCAAAAATCCTTACGGCGATGGCCGAGCGGGCTCCAGAATGGCGAATATTTTTAAAAAAATAAAAATTAACGACAAATTATTAAATAAGCGCCTGACTTATTAA
- a CDS encoding WbqC family protein — protein MIASIHQPAYIPWLGYFDKIARSDIHIFLDDAEYSKNNLFNRNKIKTSQGEMWLTVPVQYKSDAPINQIKIDNSVNWREKHWKAISINYARAPYFKKYSDSFKEIYSQDWEFLSDLTVEMNKNIAGLLGIKTKFVKSSDLNVEGRKNEKLINLCLAIGADSYLSGQGAKTYMDGELFLQKNIKVQYQEFQPFVYEQLWGKFIPNLSVIDFLFNCGGDALKNVV, from the coding sequence ATGATCGCGAGCATCCATCAGCCCGCGTATATTCCTTGGCTTGGTTATTTTGATAAAATAGCCAGAAGCGATATCCATATTTTTTTGGATGACGCGGAATACAGTAAAAATAATTTATTTAACCGCAATAAGATAAAAACTTCGCAGGGAGAAATGTGGCTGACTGTGCCGGTTCAATATAAAAGCGACGCGCCGATCAATCAAATAAAAATTGACAACAGCGTTAATTGGCGAGAAAAGCACTGGAAAGCGATAAGTATTAATTACGCGCGAGCGCCGTATTTTAAAAAATATTCAGATAGTTTTAAAGAGATTTATTCTCAAGATTGGGAATTTTTATCCGATTTAACCGTTGAAATGAATAAAAATATTGCCGGTTTGCTTGGCATAAAAACGAAATTTGTAAAATCTTCCGATCTTAATGTTGAAGGAAGAAAAAATGAAAAACTAATTAATCTTTGTCTGGCAATAGGCGCTGATTCTTATCTTTCAGGGCAAGGAGCGAAAACATATATGGATGGCGAGTTATTTTTGCAAAAGAATATCAAAGTTCAATACCAGGAGTTCCAACCTTTTGTTTATGAGCAATTGTGGGGAAAATTCATTCCCAATTTATCTGTTATAGATTTTTTATTTAATTGTGGCGGAGATGCGTTAAAAAATGTTGTATAA
- a CDS encoding PIG-L family deacetylase: MKILIIAPHPDDEVLGCGGTMAKYSARGDEVYLCIVTKAYTPDWSEEFIENRPKEVKEAGSILGVKQVYFLDFPTVKLDTVPQKELNGALAGVINEIAPDVVYIPSKGDLHKDHRLVFESALVAARPAEGRAMKILSYETLSETEYGGAVNQFIPNFYEDISQTFQKKLDAMKVYKSELKLYPNPRSLEIMEVLAKKRGSEASLELAEAFMLIREISI; this comes from the coding sequence ATGAAGATATTAATTATAGCGCCGCATCCTGATGATGAAGTTTTAGGATGCGGAGGAACAATGGCAAAATATAGCGCGCGCGGAGACGAGGTGTATCTTTGTATCGTAACTAAAGCGTATACTCCGGATTGGTCTGAAGAATTTATTGAAAATCGTCCGAAAGAAGTTAAAGAAGCCGGTTCTATTTTAGGCGTAAAACAGGTTTATTTTTTAGATTTTCCTACCGTGAAGTTGGATACCGTGCCTCAAAAAGAATTAAACGGCGCTTTAGCGGGCGTAATAAATGAGATTGCGCCGGACGTTGTGTATATTCCGAGTAAAGGAGATTTGCATAAAGATCATCGTTTGGTGTTTGAATCCGCTTTGGTGGCTGCGAGGCCTGCCGAAGGACGCGCGATGAAAATTTTGTCTTACGAGACTTTATCGGAGACGGAGTATGGCGGAGCCGTAAACCAATTTATTCCCAATTTTTATGAAGACATATCCCAAACGTTCCAGAAAAAACTTGATGCGATGAAGGTTTATAAAAGCGAACTTAAATTATATCCTAATCCTCGCTCTTTGGAGATTATGGAAGTTTTGGCTAAAAAACGCGGATCAGAAGCAAGCCTTGAATTAGCCGAGGCTTTTATGCTGATAAGAGAGATTTCTATTTGA
- a CDS encoding B12-binding domain-containing radical SAM protein yields MIDCILCYPVPTQDSPTKGPALSIFYPGAMLEKRGFHVEYFDERFDDFKKLLFLLKQNPLCVGVSSMTGYQLIGARRIMETVKKFNPKTYTVFGGAHPSILPAECMREDFIDFVVVGEGEQTILELVQALKSGSDFSAVPGIYWKKSAQIIANSPRKFMNSLDWPFPMTDTSQGYFKIAADRGELMFPASRGCPFNCSFCYNQLFNHRRWRAMPADKFKDELEIFVETFTFSNIFVNDDEIGFNEKRIKEIAEAVRSFGLTWSTSIRCCDVNRKIAKILDESGCRELLLGVESGSDRILNEVINKGFPRGVADIRECAQALGKTNIRGRYNFMVGIPTESLEEVRQSVRLADWIYKIHSKSIFNFDAYAPYPGTRLYQEALKMGLQEPKTFEEWSKMTLSNSLVPLAQNLYYICGLRFRGKKGDATSRNFPGLKRLLILPFEISARLRWKMKFFKYYALEKAVVKALFSWASRKLSFMDKN; encoded by the coding sequence ATGATTGATTGTATTCTTTGTTATCCGGTTCCCACGCAGGATAGCCCCACTAAAGGTCCGGCGCTTTCCATTTTTTATCCGGGAGCGATGCTGGAAAAGCGCGGTTTTCACGTTGAATATTTTGATGAGCGATTTGATGACTTTAAAAAGTTGCTGTTTTTATTGAAACAAAATCCTTTGTGCGTGGGCGTTTCTTCCATGACCGGCTATCAGCTGATTGGCGCACGCAGGATTATGGAAACGGTAAAAAAATTCAATCCTAAAACTTACACGGTTTTTGGAGGAGCTCATCCGTCCATTCTGCCCGCAGAATGCATGCGGGAAGATTTTATTGACTTCGTGGTTGTAGGCGAAGGTGAACAAACTATACTTGAACTGGTTCAGGCCTTAAAAAGCGGAAGCGATTTTAGCGCGGTTCCCGGCATTTATTGGAAAAAGAGCGCGCAAATTATAGCTAATTCCCCGCGTAAATTTATGAATTCTTTGGATTGGCCGTTTCCCATGACTGACACAAGCCAAGGATATTTTAAGATAGCCGCTGACAGAGGAGAATTAATGTTTCCGGCAAGCCGCGGTTGTCCTTTTAATTGCAGTTTTTGCTATAATCAGCTTTTTAACCATAGAAGATGGCGGGCAATGCCGGCGGATAAGTTTAAGGATGAATTAGAAATATTCGTTGAAACATTTACATTCAGTAATATCTTTGTAAATGACGACGAAATAGGTTTCAATGAAAAAAGGATTAAGGAAATAGCCGAGGCAGTGCGCAGTTTCGGTTTGACTTGGAGTACCAGCATTAGATGTTGCGATGTCAATCGTAAAATCGCAAAAATACTTGACGAGAGCGGATGCCGAGAGCTTCTTTTGGGGGTGGAATCCGGCTCTGATCGGATCCTCAACGAGGTAATCAATAAAGGTTTTCCTCGCGGGGTGGCGGATATTCGTGAATGCGCTCAAGCGCTTGGCAAAACTAATATTCGCGGCCGGTATAACTTTATGGTTGGCATTCCCACTGAATCTTTGGAGGAAGTGCGCCAGAGTGTTCGCTTGGCAGATTGGATATACAAAATTCATTCAAAATCAATATTCAATTTTGATGCCTATGCTCCTTATCCGGGCACCCGCCTTTATCAAGAAGCGTTGAAAATGGGGTTGCAAGAGCCTAAAACTTTTGAAGAATGGAGTAAGATGACTTTAAGCAATTCTCTTGTTCCTTTGGCGCAGAATCTTTATTATATCTGCGGATTGAGATTTCGGGGCAAAAAGGGTGATGCAACTTCTCGTAATTTTCCGGGATTGAAGCGGCTTTTGATTTTACCTTTTGAAATTTCCGCGCGCTTGCGTTGGAAGATGAAATTTTTTAAGTATTACGCGCTTGAGAAAGCGGTTGTGAAGGCATTATTTTCTTGGGCAAGCAGAAAGTTATCTTTTATGGACAAGAATTAA
- a CDS encoding acyltransferase, protein MTKWLWVVWHVNRLKLGKMTDIGVFTYINAEYGVTIEDEVEIGSHCSVFSVSTIDGKKGPIMLKKGCKIGSHTIIMPGVTIGKNTIVGAHSFVNRNLPDNVVAFGVPAKVVRGL, encoded by the coding sequence ATGACCAAATGGTTGTGGGTGGTTTGGCATGTCAACAGATTAAAATTAGGCAAGATGACCGACATCGGAGTTTTTACTTACATTAATGCCGAATACGGAGTTACTATTGAAGATGAGGTTGAGATCGGATCACATTGTTCTGTTTTTTCGGTTTCAACGATTGACGGCAAAAAGGGCCCGATAATGCTGAAAAAAGGCTGTAAAATAGGAAGCCATACCATAATTATGCCCGGCGTGACAATAGGAAAAAATACTATTGTCGGGGCTCACAGTTTTGTTAATAGAAATTTGCCGGATAATGTGGTGGCATTTGGAGTGCCGGCAAAAGTCGTTAGAGGATTATAA
- a CDS encoding DegT/DnrJ/EryC1/StrS family aminotransferase gives MNIRKYSVARPYIAAQEKRYIQEVLDSGVLSMGPKQERFEKEFAQKIGVKYACAVNSGTAGLHLAMIAAGIKEGDEVITSPFSFIASANCIIYVGAKPIFTDIDPATFNLNPFEIEKKITKKTKAILVVHIFGQAADMSPIFKIAKKYKLKIIEDACESVCAAYKGRKVGTFGESAVFAFYPNKQMTTGEGGMIVTNNKKVYELCCSLRNQGRAKNMQWLDHKYLGYNYRMNEMSAALGLAQLERLDWMIEQRKKIAGWYDEILSFYPKLIQIPHVSSYNMHTRFVYVAVIANKKSNRDAVIRKLAEKGISAKPYLPSIHLFDFYRKRFLYKTGDFPVSERVSRYSLALPFYIGLRKSDIKYICQKLIEVL, from the coding sequence ATGAATATAAGAAAATATTCCGTTGCCAGGCCTTATATTGCAGCCCAAGAAAAAAGATATATTCAAGAAGTATTGGATTCCGGCGTTTTAAGCATGGGTCCCAAACAAGAAAGATTTGAGAAAGAATTCGCTCAAAAAATAGGCGTAAAATACGCCTGCGCCGTAAATAGCGGCACGGCAGGGCTTCATTTGGCGATGATCGCGGCCGGCATAAAAGAAGGAGATGAGGTTATCACCAGCCCTTTTTCTTTTATTGCTTCGGCTAATTGCATTATTTATGTCGGCGCCAAGCCGATTTTTACGGACATTGATCCGGCAACTTTTAACCTTAATCCGTTTGAAATTGAAAAGAAAATCACTAAAAAAACCAAGGCGATTTTGGTTGTTCATATTTTTGGCCAGGCGGCGGATATGTCGCCGATTTTTAAAATAGCCAAGAAATATAAATTAAAAATTATTGAAGACGCCTGCGAATCTGTTTGCGCCGCTTATAAAGGCAGAAAAGTGGGGACTTTCGGCGAATCGGCTGTTTTTGCTTTTTATCCCAATAAACAGATGACCACCGGCGAAGGCGGAATGATTGTCACTAATAATAAAAAAGTTTATGAATTATGCTGCAGCCTTCGCAATCAAGGAAGAGCAAAAAATATGCAGTGGCTGGACCATAAGTATTTGGGATATAATTATAGAATGAATGAGATGAGCGCCGCTTTAGGTTTAGCGCAACTGGAACGGCTGGATTGGATGATTGAACAAAGAAAAAAAATAGCCGGATGGTATGATGAAATTTTATCCTTTTATCCCAAGTTAATTCAAATTCCGCACGTCTCTTCATATAATATGCATACTCGGTTTGTTTATGTGGCAGTCATAGCAAATAAAAAAAGCAATCGTGATGCCGTTATAAGAAAATTAGCTGAAAAAGGAATCAGCGCTAAGCCGTATTTGCCGTCCATTCATTTATTTGATTTTTATCGCAAGAGATTTTTATATAAAACGGGAGATTTTCCGGTTTCAGAGAGGGTCAGCCGTTATTCTTTGGCTTTGCCTTTTTATATCGGCTTAAGAAAATCTGACATTAAATATATTTGCCAAAAGTTGATAGAAGTTTTATAG
- a CDS encoding SDR family NAD(P)-dependent oxidoreductase: MQKFVKAFKNKRILVTGGTGSIGSEIVRQLINFKPKTIRVFARSEYGHHRLRQELGSKYEPPVRFIIGDIRDRNRLKLAMENIDIVFHAAAMKHVDICDNDPFEAVATNILGTQNIIDIARAFNIEKVIVISTDKAVNPEGVLGASKLMAEKLVLNSYSYRGEGRTHYACVRFGNVMGSNGSILPLLKKQIATQDYVTVTEPEMTRFVMTISQAVNLVLNASLLAQEEEIFVFKMPAVRLEDLVNAAIKYYAPLYNKKPSEIKIKFIGARFGDKMHEKLLTDCEAEYVLENKDMYILPHKKNIQNYKKANPFGAVARSASLDFSSENAKKLTEKDIIKLIGDIDGSSK, encoded by the coding sequence ATGCAGAAATTTGTCAAAGCCTTTAAAAATAAAAGGATTTTAGTAACTGGAGGAACCGGTTCCATTGGTTCGGAGATCGTCAGGCAGCTTATTAATTTTAAACCAAAGACGATAAGAGTTTTTGCCAGAAGCGAATACGGCCATCATAGATTGAGGCAAGAATTAGGTTCAAAATATGAACCGCCGGTTCGTTTTATTATCGGAGATATAAGAGACCGGAACAGATTAAAATTGGCTATGGAAAATATCGATATTGTTTTTCATGCCGCGGCTATGAAACACGTGGATATATGCGATAACGATCCTTTTGAGGCGGTGGCAACCAATATTTTAGGAACTCAAAATATAATAGATATCGCGCGAGCGTTCAATATAGAAAAAGTGATCGTTATTTCCACGGATAAAGCGGTTAATCCCGAAGGAGTTTTGGGCGCGTCAAAATTAATGGCGGAGAAGCTGGTTTTAAACAGTTATTCTTATCGCGGCGAAGGGCGGACTCATTATGCCTGCGTCAGATTCGGCAATGTGATGGGCAGCAACGGCAGTATTTTGCCGCTTTTAAAAAAACAAATCGCTACGCAAGATTATGTGACCGTCACTGAGCCGGAAATGACTCGTTTTGTCATGACTATTTCCCAGGCGGTTAATTTAGTTTTAAACGCTTCTTTGCTCGCCCAAGAAGAGGAAATCTTCGTGTTTAAAATGCCGGCCGTGCGATTGGAGGATTTGGTTAACGCCGCCATAAAATATTACGCGCCTCTTTACAATAAGAAGCCGTCAGAGATCAAAATTAAATTCATTGGCGCGCGTTTCGGCGATAAAATGCATGAAAAATTATTGACCGATTGCGAGGCGGAATATGTTTTGGAAAATAAAGATATGTACATTTTGCCGCATAAAAAAAATATTCAAAACTATAAAAAAGCCAATCCTTTTGGCGCGGTGGCCAGATCGGCGAGTTTGGATTTTTCTTCGGAAAATGCGAAAAAATTAACGGAGAAAGATATAATCAAATTGATCGGAGATATTGATGGCTCTTCAAAATAA
- a CDS encoding ABC transporter ATP-binding protein encodes MALQNNIILKFFYLLKEAFGQYKWQIVLMAVLSFFSGILEGIGITAIIPVFSIMSGDKASDAISRAIAKFFELTGFHYTVKYLLIFMAFLFMSKAALLFFSQYITVKITSDYEKDIRLNIFRLMLESKWPFLLRQKVGYLDQILTTDINASSALLKHISTIILIAANLMVYSFLVINISFVIAILALALGGSVFLIFKPLFYKNRAASAEMVEQHKRLAHFVNESVTGMKSIKSLLAESGVLFRGLEYFDRMKNLRVRVNSLKNFTNAALQPLAFFFVMGIFAFFYKTSAFNFASFAVIVYAVNRVFANIQFAQSEVHMISSSIPHLLSILSYQKETLKNKEVSRGDKKFIFNSGLEFRNVGFAYNEHREALSEVNLVLKKGEMLGLIGPSGAGKTTVVDLLLRLLEPERGEIMVDGVNAIDISPREWRINIGYVSQDIFLINDTIANNIKFYDSAISDKDMMEAAKIAHIYDFIKEQPNGFNAVVGERGMQLSGGQRQRIVLARVLARHPKILILDEATSALDNESEILIQKAIESMKGKITVLAIAHRLSTVLRADKLLVLENGKIIEEGSPQTLLRDKKSYFYQAYNLRQ; translated from the coding sequence ATGGCTCTTCAAAATAATATAATTTTAAAATTTTTCTATTTATTAAAAGAAGCTTTCGGCCAATATAAGTGGCAGATAGTTTTGATGGCCGTTTTGAGTTTTTTTAGCGGCATTCTGGAGGGTATCGGCATTACCGCGATCATTCCCGTTTTTTCCATTATGTCTGGCGATAAAGCCTCGGATGCCATATCGCGCGCCATAGCGAAATTTTTTGAATTAACGGGATTCCATTATACGGTAAAATATTTGCTGATTTTCATGGCATTTTTGTTTATGAGCAAGGCGGCATTATTATTTTTTTCCCAGTATATAACCGTTAAAATAACTTCGGATTACGAAAAAGATATTCGACTTAATATTTTTAGATTGATGCTGGAGAGCAAATGGCCGTTTTTATTGCGCCAAAAAGTCGGATATTTGGATCAGATATTGACTACGGATATTAATGCCAGTTCCGCGTTATTGAAGCATATCAGCACAATAATCTTGATTGCGGCTAATTTAATGGTTTACAGTTTTTTGGTGATAAATATTTCTTTTGTCATCGCCATACTCGCTCTTGCCTTGGGTGGTTCAGTTTTTTTGATATTTAAGCCGCTTTTTTATAAAAACAGGGCGGCGTCGGCGGAAATGGTTGAACAGCATAAGCGGCTGGCGCATTTTGTAAATGAGAGCGTAACCGGGATGAAATCCATAAAATCATTATTGGCGGAGAGCGGAGTATTATTTCGGGGATTGGAATATTTTGACCGAATGAAGAATTTGCGCGTGCGGGTAAATTCTTTAAAGAATTTTACCAATGCCGCGCTCCAGCCATTGGCGTTTTTTTTTGTGATGGGAATATTCGCGTTTTTTTATAAAACCTCGGCATTCAATTTTGCTTCTTTTGCGGTGATAGTTTATGCGGTGAACAGAGTTTTCGCCAATATTCAATTCGCGCAGTCGGAAGTGCATATGATTAGTTCCAGTATTCCGCATTTGTTGAGTATTTTAAGCTATCAGAAGGAAACTTTAAAAAATAAAGAAGTTTCGCGCGGCGATAAAAAATTTATTTTTAACAGCGGGTTGGAATTTCGAAATGTGGGATTTGCTTACAATGAGCATCGGGAAGCTCTTTCCGAAGTTAATTTGGTTTTAAAAAAAGGTGAGATGTTAGGGCTTATCGGGCCTTCCGGCGCGGGCAAAACCACGGTGGTGGATTTGTTGTTGCGGCTTTTGGAGCCGGAGCGGGGAGAGATTATGGTTGATGGCGTAAACGCAATTGACATAAGTCCGCGGGAATGGAGGATAAATATAGGATATGTGTCCCAAGATATTTTTTTGATCAATGACACGATAGCCAATAACATAAAATTTTATGATTCCGCGATTAGCGATAAGGATATGATGGAGGCCGCGAAGATAGCCCACATATATGATTTTATTAAGGAACAACCGAATGGTTTTAACGCGGTAGTGGGAGAGCGCGGCATGCAGTTGTCCGGCGGACAGCGGCAAAGAATCGTTTTGGCGCGTGTTTTAGCAAGGCATCCGAAGATTTTAATCTTAGACGAAGCAACGAGCGCGTTAGACAATGAATCGGAAATTTTGATCCAGAAAGCCATTGAAAGCATGAAAGGCAAAATAACGGTTTTAGCGATTGCCCATAGATTATCCACGGTATTGCGCGCCGATAAATTGCTGGTGTTGGAGAATGGAAAAATTATTGAAGAGGGTTCGCCCCAAACATTATTGCGGGATAAAAAATCTTATTTTTATCAGGCGTATAATTTGAGACAGTAA
- the pseB gene encoding UDP-N-acetylglucosamine 4,6-dehydratase (inverting): MNNSNLLKDKAILITGGTGSFGQKFVEWLLKFGSCKKIIIFSRDEFKQHQMRQRLLNYDKKLRFFLGDVRDLSRLQRAFNGVDIVVHAAALKQVPALEYNPLEAIKTNILGTQNVVDAAIDQKVLKALLVSTDKAAYPANLYGSTKLCAEKLFVSGGAYAPGVDRATKFSVVRYGNVIGSRGSIVETLLNNDKNSEVHITDHEMTRFWIDYDRAIELVIFALNEMVSGEIFVPKIPSMKLVDLFDALVPHAPRKTIGIRSGEKIHEILLTAEEAKHSVEVGRYFVILPEFPHWTAVKRYEKYLKKGKELKPKFCFTSHTNPDWITANDLKKIIKNNIGLI; encoded by the coding sequence ATGAATAATTCTAATTTGCTCAAAGATAAAGCGATATTGATTACGGGCGGCACCGGTTCATTTGGGCAGAAATTTGTTGAATGGCTTTTAAAATTCGGCTCTTGCAAAAAAATCATTATATTCAGCAGAGACGAATTTAAACAGCACCAAATGCGGCAAAGATTGTTGAATTATGATAAGAAATTGAGATTTTTTTTGGGGGATGTGCGGGATTTATCCAGATTGCAGCGCGCTTTTAACGGTGTTGATATTGTGGTGCACGCCGCCGCATTAAAGCAGGTGCCGGCTTTGGAATATAACCCGTTGGAGGCGATTAAGACCAATATTTTGGGAACGCAAAATGTTGTTGATGCGGCGATTGACCAAAAAGTTTTAAAGGCTCTTTTAGTTTCCACCGATAAGGCGGCTTACCCGGCTAATTTATACGGCTCTACAAAACTTTGCGCGGAGAAGTTGTTTGTTTCCGGCGGCGCGTATGCCCCCGGCGTAGACAGAGCGACTAAATTTAGCGTAGTCAGATATGGGAACGTTATTGGCAGTCGGGGCAGTATTGTGGAAACACTTTTAAATAACGATAAAAACAGCGAAGTGCACATAACTGATCATGAAATGACTCGATTTTGGATTGATTATGATCGTGCTATTGAATTGGTGATATTCGCTTTGAATGAAATGGTCAGCGGAGAGATATTCGTTCCTAAGATTCCGAGTATGAAGCTCGTTGATTTGTTTGATGCGTTGGTTCCGCATGCTCCAAGAAAAACCATTGGCATAAGATCCGGCGAGAAAATCCATGAAATCTTGTTAACTGCGGAAGAAGCAAAGCATTCCGTGGAAGTGGGCAGGTATTTTGTGATTTTGCCGGAATTTCCGCATTGGACCGCTGTTAAACGATATGAGAAATATCTTAAAAAAGGCAAAGAATTAAAGCCAAAATTTTGTTTTACGAGCCATACTAATCCAGATTGGATTACCGCAAATGATTTGAAAAAAATTATTAAAAATAATATAGGATTAATTTAG